The Vigna angularis cultivar LongXiaoDou No.4 chromosome 6, ASM1680809v1, whole genome shotgun sequence genome contains the following window.
aaaaaaaagaaaaaaaagtaaaggtGATAATGAATCTGTGAGTTCGTTCTTTACCTTACTCAACACCCTTTTCTACGGAAGCAAGATACTAGATAGAGAAAAGATCATATCAATTTTCTAGACTTAAATTGTGTTGCAGCTTCTTGTGTCCGACCATCTTTTAAATACATATGATGTACTGGAGTTTTGCAACAAAAAATGATGCAAAGGAAGTAATAgtaacattatttaaaacaatttccTGTCTAATTCAGACTAAAAGCACAAGTCTCTTATTCCCTCTTTACAGTGTTATGGAAGTATGTTCATAAAAGCAATAGTTTCTTTTACCTTTCTTAGTGAAGGTAGCTGTGTTTACACCAATAACATGGCCATACGAGTCAATCAATGGTCCACCTGAATTTCCTGGTCACATTGCACATACAAGATTATACCTACATAGTCTCGTGCAACAGCAAGTTAAGAAAATACTTAACTCCAAAATAATTTGGTTAATCCTAAGAGTTGTAACAAACAATACCATCTAAAACTTGGCTCTTCAGTAAACAGCAAAGTCATGTCTTAAGACATGGAAACAGGGACCGAAATAGATCTATTAATTTCTCTAAGTAAAACGGTTTTAACCAAGATTATTTTCAGAACTATATATTTTCTTCCCCCTTTAGGCAGAACGAAGTGAATCTGCCAGGTTGATCTCACTTGGGCCTCATATTTTCCAAGAATAATGCAGCCATCTGTAAATATATAACTGGCATTGTTCATGCCCTTGTCCTTTTGCAGAATTTTGTTTCAGTCTTGCAGCTGCTCTGATAGCTTCGAAATGAATTTAGCTTAACTAATCAAATCACATCTAAAACTGATATACATggacaaaacatattttaaaaatcatgttGAGAAGAGAGATTAAAAAGTTATTGTTACGTAGTCTCAATCAATGCCCAAGTTGTAGAGTACAGGGGGAAAATTGAAGTGACCATTTTTATTGATGTGCAATGAGTTAGAGTACAAACTACAGTTCCCCCACAGTCCTTAACTTTTACTTAGAGGAGGTTGGGGTCCTAACACTATGAACGTCAATTAAGGTTAGGTTACCTGCATTAATTGCTGCGTCAGTTTGAATAGCTCCTCTAATAGCCCCTCCATTTGGTGAAGGTATCTCGCGGCCTAAACCACTGACCACCTGCATAATTTACATCAGACAATACAGAATGATCACATTATACTTTTTTGGAGCAACAGAACTTACTATTACTACTCAAACCCAATGCCTTCACGTGGCTCAAAATGGTTACAGGGTTGCAAGTTGGTCGCATGTCAAATTAGGCATTATTCTGAAAAATCTAACGAATTTTGTTCTATATGAGAAACTATAGCTCAGCATGACAAAATTTTTACATGGGCCAGCATAAATAATTTCTCTAAATTTCATCTATAAGTTTTTATCCTTCTTCTACAACTATTTTGCCTGAATGGACAGAAATGTTAGAAACAGATTACTAAAAAATTACCCCTGTTGTGAGAGTGTTCTCATATCCATAAGGATTTCCAATGGCAAAGCAACTTTGGCCAACACGTAAATTGTTAGACTGACCTAGATTAGCTGGCTTTACTTGGTATCCATCAACATCAACCTGCAAATAGAACAACTTTTATGCATTTCTGAGAGTGGCACacaagaagagaaagaaaaatgcaGAAGATAAATGTAACTTAGTATATTGGTTTTATTAGGcagacaaaagaagaaaaatgagaataTGTCTATCATGTATAAAATGTATAGTGCAGGCTGCGAAGCTGCGACATCAATTTCTTCCAAGGCTCATTTCATGTTGTCACTGATTTTTCACAACTGCAAGCTCCTGATTCTTTGTCTTTACAAATCCTTTGAGCTCACAACCAACTTTTCATTTCTATTCACTTTAGAAATACTTACGGTCAAAGACATTTAGagcttttttctctttttttccctttttcttttaactGGGATAGAATAGTATGGCTTTTGCACCATAAATAAAACGTCTTTTCTACCAGACAAATATACTGACTTAGCTACTCAACTGGACTTTCAGTTTGATGAACATCAATATTGTTTAATACTTTTTGGAACCTTAGAAAGGGAAAACTGAAGCCAACAATAATTTTGCTATACTATATCAACATGCTCACAACAAAATTTGGGCTGGAAGATTTAGGCTTTCCCATTATGATGTTAAAAAATGACCGTATACCTGAGATAAATTATGTGCTTAGTAAGGCAACTTGCCGAACTTTACTGTAAAAGCCATTATGGGTAACAACAGTTTTGAAGAATGCCAGTTTTCAAGTAGCAGACGAGGATATGTCACGATAGTGGATCGGAGAGTGGAAGTGTTTTGAGAGAGAGCATTGAGTAGATGCCACAGAAGTAGCAAAGAACCATATGTTCTGAAAAGGAATAAAATGAAgggtaaagaaaaagagaggattGGAATGTATACCTTCAGAACAGCTAGGTCGTACGCTGGATCAAAACCAATTATATTGCCTTCCCTGTAAAAGCTATTCCCTTTGGCATCAACTAGGAACACCTGTAGACAGCAGTACGAATGTGTAATACTATTGCTACCCAGAGAAATGCTAGTAAAACAAATCGATGGAAAATGTGGGAAAATATAATCATTCTTCTCTGACAAACAATACAATATAGAAGTTTAATGGAATTAACAGCATCAAGGGAAAACCTTACAACGTTGTAAACCACTTGTATCAGTAGCCAGTTTAGAAACAACATGGTAATTGGTAACCTGTCCACCAGAAAAAAACACATCACTAGTTTGAACAACCGATAACCACTACAATTCCTTATTAGCCATTAAGATATCTTGTCAAAATATGCATACATGTGTTATTCACTATACAATTACGTTGATAATGATCAAAGAAATTTCAAAGTCAACGGAACAGTTTTCCACATTTCAATCTTCATTGAATTGAAAACACCATTTTGCAAGTAAACATTTGTCCTTTTTGTAACTAACTTCATAAGCTTCAAATAAAAACTGCTCCACCAGTGAAACAGTAAATTGAGATAAACAGAATAAAATCCAAATGGGTCGAACAATTTCCCTATTTCTGATTTGGGGTATCTTACTATGTGACCAAATTTATCCCAAATGAAGCCTGAACCACTGCCTTCAACTTTTGCATCTTCGTCCTCATCCAGCACGGCTCCCTTGGAAAAAGACTTGGGAACTTTAGCCAATTCAATGTCTTTAATGAAAACAACCGACAGTGAAGTATCCTGTGACAATCCCAATTCccgtatttaataaaaatagcaCAAGAGGAAAAATTTATACTTAACAAATTCGTACTACCTAAGCAAAGTTGAGATTACCTGAAAGAGTTGCACAAAGTGGTCTTCTTGTTGCTGAAGCTCGTCATCTAGCAGAAGCTGTGGAAGTGCAAGTGGTGTTGAATTGAGATTGGGCAAATTGAGAAGAAGGAGGGTGGAACCAAAGATGGTGGCTCGACGTGTAGTGACAGAGGGAATGCTCTTGGTTGAGAAAGTACTGTTTAGCATTGGCAATGGAAAGAGGTTGTTTTGCAGAGAAAACAGTGCCATTTCTCAGACACGATAAGACCATTCCTTACCACTGTTTTTTTATTCCACTGACTTTACTATTTCTTTTCGCAAATAATATTCTATAGTATGGCATAACACAGtcatctttattaattttattttatattttatattttatattaatattattgttaaaacATTGTGGTGGAGAGGGGGAAAAgtcgaaaaataaaatatgtacagtaaataaaaattggtcaattattaaatgataattttttgcTCTTTTAAAGATAtacaaagttaaaatatattattataaagataaaaacacaTAGGTAAGATAACATAAAATGTgtatttcaataaaattgaaGAATAGTTAAAAGAAGAAACTAGACGGAAGCATAAGTTGTACTAAACAATGGAATGAACTTTCAAGGTACATAATGTAGAGGTTAcattaagataaatatataaagttatagtgtataagaaatttaatgtaaattttaaggatgataaaaatataaaagtactCATACTCGtataaaatgtcaaaaataaaagaatatgaaagTACTCATATTGGTATAAAACGTAAAAAAATAAGGAATATATAacgtaaaaaatatataagtactCGTACTCGTACTATTCTTAGTGTTTCATATATGAACTATTTAAATGCTTGATATTTTCCTCAATAAATTATCTtccatttttacattttttttcattatttacgtttttaagtgaatttttttGTGCTGGAACTTAATAATTCATGCAATCTCTTTGCACTTATTGTAGTGTTTTCCTGTACTCGGTAAAGTTGTcttaaatacaatataattcaattaaatacTTCCTTTTGTAAgcaaatcattttaatttttgtatcatttcATTTCCTTACTATTTGCTTTTTTAAATCTGATTTATACAATGTATAAATTTACAATTACATTTGTTTCGAAAATCAAGCTTCCTCTACAAAAATATTCCACTTTGGATCTAGCTGTTTTGTTGAAATTTATTGCTTTAGTAGATTGAAGAAgctatttaatataatatttattccACCAAAATAAAAACCTCTACAAATATTagtctaaataaaaataattcataaattgaatttgtttttggttGAACATGATAAGTGAATTAAAACGCATAATTTAGATAAACATAGAAATTAAATGAGTAGTTAAATTGATAAACTCATCATAACACCACTTAAACATGCCAACAACAAGACAGCGGATCCTACATGAGCAtgtcaacaaaattttaaaattcaatggCACTGATTGGTTTGTTGCCCCAATTATTTAGTCACgtattatcatatttataagtGCATTTATAAATGATGAAAACTAATTGATCCTCCGAATAGCCATCGAAAAgtacatttaatttttagaaacaaata
Protein-coding sequences here:
- the LOC108341075 gene encoding protease Do-like 5, chloroplastic — translated: MALFSLQNNLFPLPMLNSTFSTKSIPSVTTRRATIFGSTLLLLNLPNLNSTPLALPQLLLDDELQQQEDHFVQLFQDTSLSVVFIKDIELAKVPKSFSKGAVLDEDEDAKVEGSGSGFIWDKFGHIVTNYHVVSKLATDTSGLQRCKVFLVDAKGNSFYREGNIIGFDPAYDLAVLKVDVDGYQVKPANLGQSNNLRVGQSCFAIGNPYGYENTLTTGVVSGLGREIPSPNGGAIRGAIQTDAAINAGNSGGPLIDSYGHVIGVNTATFTKKGTGISSGVNFAIPIDTVVRTVPYLIVYGTPYSNRF